In endosymbiont of unidentified scaly snail isolate Monju, the following are encoded in one genomic region:
- the abc-f gene encoding ribosomal protection-like ABC-F family protein produces MLHFDHLTLRRGPRLLFEDATFQIHPGQKVGLTGANGTGKSSLFALILGELQEDNGHHSLPADWTITHLAQEIPASTQPAIDYVLDGDGELRRLQGALVEAEQRGDGERIAHLHAELEHIGGYQAEARAAQLMAGLGFAPGDERRPLADFSGGWRMRLNLARTLMCRSELLLLDEPTNHLDLDAVIWLESWLKSYRGTLLLISHDREFLDSVCDHILHIEHQHAILYRGNYSAFERLRAPSSAFERLRAERLAGQQAAYEKQQREIAHMRAFVDRFRAKASKARQAQSRLKALERMQQIAPAHVDSPFHFTFRPPRRLPHPLLHLEKCSAGYNGRAIVEHASLVLAPGDRLGLLGPNGAGKSTLIKLLAGELTPLEGEREVAQDLAIGYFAQHQLEQLHPEHSPVEHLLQQDPSLGEQDARDYLGGFGFVGDQALAPVGPFSGGEKSRLVLALLVQQRPNLLLLDEPTNHLDLEMRQALATALQDFEGAMVIVSHDRHLLRTACDRLALVNGGRLTPFDGDLDDYAAWLSDHRRSAGNPAAQAASSTPKRETAEDRKARKRAEAERRARLQPLKKRLARCEQALEDLQDQRRALEEQLAAPDLYEAENKNRLTELLKQKAELDQQIEDAELEWLRAADAVETAETEETSQ; encoded by the coding sequence ATGCTGCATTTCGACCATCTCACCCTGCGCCGCGGCCCGCGCCTGCTGTTCGAGGACGCCACCTTCCAGATCCATCCCGGGCAGAAGGTCGGTCTCACCGGTGCCAACGGCACCGGCAAGTCCAGCCTGTTCGCGCTGATCCTCGGCGAATTGCAGGAAGACAACGGCCACCACAGCCTGCCCGCGGACTGGACCATCACCCACCTGGCCCAGGAGATCCCCGCGAGCACGCAGCCGGCGATCGACTACGTGCTCGACGGCGATGGCGAACTGCGCCGCCTGCAAGGCGCACTGGTCGAGGCCGAACAGCGCGGCGACGGCGAACGCATCGCCCACCTGCACGCCGAACTGGAACACATTGGCGGCTATCAGGCCGAAGCACGCGCCGCGCAACTGATGGCCGGGCTGGGCTTCGCTCCCGGTGACGAACGGCGGCCGCTGGCCGACTTCTCCGGCGGCTGGCGCATGCGCCTGAACCTGGCACGCACCCTGATGTGCCGCTCCGAGCTGCTGCTGCTCGACGAACCGACCAACCACCTCGACCTGGACGCGGTGATCTGGCTGGAAAGCTGGCTGAAGAGCTATCGCGGCACCCTGCTGCTGATCTCGCACGACCGCGAGTTTCTCGACAGCGTCTGCGACCACATCCTGCACATCGAGCACCAGCATGCCATCCTCTACCGCGGCAACTACAGCGCCTTCGAGCGCCTTCGAGCGCCTTCGAGCGCCTTCGAGCGCCTGCGCGCCGAACGGCTTGCCGGACAACAGGCGGCCTACGAAAAGCAGCAACGCGAGATCGCGCACATGCGCGCCTTCGTCGATCGCTTTCGCGCCAAGGCCAGCAAGGCCCGGCAGGCGCAGAGCCGCCTGAAGGCACTCGAACGCATGCAGCAGATCGCCCCGGCGCATGTCGATTCCCCCTTCCATTTCACCTTCCGCCCGCCGCGCCGGCTGCCGCACCCGCTGCTGCACCTCGAGAAATGCAGCGCGGGCTACAACGGTCGGGCCATCGTCGAACACGCCAGCCTGGTACTCGCCCCCGGCGACCGCCTCGGGCTGCTCGGCCCCAACGGCGCCGGCAAGTCGACCCTGATCAAGCTGCTCGCCGGCGAACTCACCCCGCTGGAGGGCGAGCGCGAGGTCGCGCAGGATCTCGCCATCGGCTACTTCGCCCAGCACCAGCTCGAACAGCTGCACCCCGAACACAGCCCGGTCGAGCACCTGCTGCAACAAGACCCGTCACTGGGCGAACAGGATGCACGCGACTACCTCGGCGGCTTTGGCTTCGTTGGCGACCAGGCCCTGGCCCCGGTCGGCCCCTTCTCCGGCGGCGAGAAATCTCGCCTGGTGCTCGCCCTGCTGGTGCAACAACGCCCCAACCTGCTGCTGCTCGACGAGCCCACCAACCACCTCGACCTCGAAATGCGCCAGGCCCTGGCCACCGCCCTGCAGGACTTCGAAGGCGCCATGGTCATCGTCTCCCACGACCGCCACCTGCTGCGCACCGCCTGCGACCGCCTCGCGCTGGTCAACGGCGGGCGACTCACCCCCTTCGACGGCGACCTCGACGACTACGCCGCCTGGCTGAGCGACCATCGGCGCAGCGCCGGCAATCCCGCTGCCCAGGCCGCCTCCTCGACCCCGAAACGCGAGACCGCCGAAGACCGCAAGGCGCGCAAACGCGCCGAGGCCGAACGCCGCGCCCGTCTGCAACCCCTCAAGAAACGCCTCGCCCGTTGCGAACAGGCGCTGGAAGACCTGCAAGACCAGCGCCGCGCGCTGGAAGAACAACTCGCCGCCCCCGACCTCTACGAAGCGGAGAACAAGAACCGCCTCACCGAGCTGCTGAAACAAAAGGCCGAACTCGACCAACAGATCGAAGACGCCGAACTCGAATGGCTGCGCGCGGCCGACGCCGTTGAAACCGCCGAGACCGAGGAGACCTCACAGTGA
- a CDS encoding class I SAM-dependent methyltransferase: protein MWDQRYSDDDYFYGTAPNDFLATNAGRIPNGPVLCLAEGEGRNAVHLAGLGYQVTAVDSSAAGLRKAERLARERGVTLECVHADLADYDLGTARWAGIVSIFAHLPPPLRRQVHAAIPRALRPGGILLLEAYTPAQLDHGTGGPPVAELMMDAASLRDELPGLVFDHLAECEREVVEGKGHRGTGAVVQAIARKPT from the coding sequence ATGTGGGACCAGCGCTACAGCGACGATGACTATTTTTACGGCACCGCGCCGAACGACTTTCTGGCTACCAACGCCGGGCGGATACCGAACGGTCCGGTACTGTGCCTGGCCGAAGGCGAGGGACGCAATGCCGTTCACCTGGCCGGCCTGGGCTACCAGGTTACCGCCGTTGACAGCTCGGCCGCGGGATTGCGCAAGGCCGAGCGACTGGCACGCGAACGCGGGGTGACGCTCGAGTGCGTGCATGCCGATCTGGCCGACTACGACCTGGGCACGGCGCGATGGGCCGGTATCGTATCCATCTTCGCGCACCTGCCACCGCCGCTGCGCCGCCAGGTGCATGCGGCGATCCCGCGGGCCTTGCGTCCCGGCGGGATACTGCTGCTGGAGGCCTATACACCAGCACAACTCGACCACGGCACCGGCGGCCCACCGGTGGCGGAACTGATGATGGACGCGGCAAGCCTGCGCGACGAGTTGCCGGGCCTGGTCTTCGATCACCTGGCAGAATGCGAGCGGGAGGTAGTCGAAGGCAAGGGCCACCGGGGCACCGGGGCCGTGGTGCAGGCCATCGCGAGGAAGCCGACCTGA
- the arfB gene encoding alternative ribosome rescue aminoacyl-tRNA hydrolase ArfB, translating to MPLRISQKVVIPDEEIALSGIRAQGAGGQNVNKVSSAIHLRFDIRRSSLPDFYKQRLLALHDTRISKDGVVTIKAQRFRTQERNREDALERLAELIRRVGRVQKQRIPTRPTRAAKERRITEKKRRSQHKRLRGKVRTFD from the coding sequence ATGCCGCTGCGCATTTCCCAGAAAGTGGTGATTCCCGACGAGGAGATCGCGCTGAGCGGCATTCGCGCCCAGGGTGCGGGCGGGCAGAACGTGAACAAGGTTTCCAGCGCCATCCACCTGCGCTTCGATATCCGGCGCTCTTCGCTGCCCGATTTCTACAAGCAACGCTTGCTCGCGTTACACGACACCCGCATCTCGAAAGACGGGGTCGTCACGATCAAGGCACAACGTTTCCGCACCCAGGAGCGCAACCGCGAGGACGCCCTGGAGCGGCTGGCCGAGCTGATCCGCAGGGTCGGCCGGGTGCAGAAGCAACGTATCCCTACCCGACCGACGCGGGCGGCGAAGGAACGGCGGATCACGGAGAAGAAGCGCCGCAGCCAGCACAAGCGACTGCGCGGAAAGGTCAGAACCTTCGACTGA
- a CDS encoding YbhB/YbcL family Raf kinase inhibitor-like protein, whose translation MAFEISSSAFPRGGSIPARYTCDGDDISPPLAWNDVPEGTRSLALIVDDPDAPDPAAPKMTWVHWVLYNLPADSTGLPEGLAPADLPSGTKEGINDWKRTGYGGPCPPIGRHRYFFKLYALKVVLPFTDPLTKAELLEAMEGQVLDEAVLMGTYQRP comes from the coding sequence ATGGCCTTCGAGATCTCGTCATCCGCGTTTCCCCGCGGTGGCAGTATTCCCGCCCGCTACACTTGCGACGGTGACGACATCTCGCCGCCCCTCGCCTGGAACGATGTGCCCGAGGGCACGCGCAGCCTGGCGCTGATCGTGGACGATCCCGACGCGCCCGATCCGGCCGCACCGAAAATGACCTGGGTGCACTGGGTGCTCTACAACCTGCCGGCGGACAGTACCGGCCTGCCCGAGGGGCTGGCGCCGGCCGATCTGCCGTCGGGCACCAAAGAGGGCATCAACGACTGGAAACGCACCGGCTACGGCGGGCCCTGCCCGCCCATCGGACGCCACCGTTATTTCTTCAAGCTGTATGCACTGAAGGTGGTGCTGCCCTTCACCGACCCCCTCACCAAGGCCGAACTGCTCGAGGCCATGGAAGGGCAGGTGCTGGACGAGGCGGTGCTGATGGGGACCTACCAGCGGCCTTGA
- a CDS encoding PQQ-dependent sugar dehydrogenase encodes MSLRYFALLSCLLLRPTGTAAAPVDTELHRVDWQVVVSGLDHPWSLAFLPDGRLLITERVGRLRLVEADGRLHPKPIAGLPPIHPYGQGGLLDVALPPDFARSRRVYFSFAERGPRGHGTAVAFGVLRGHRLENVRVIFRQRPKTAETRHFGSRLVFDRQGHLFITLGDRGNRSSAQDLRRHAGSLIRIDDGGIPPDNPLVGRSDAQPEIWSYGHRNMQGAALHPLTGKLWIHEHGPQGGDELNIPEAGKNYGWPVITYGREYFTDLPIGEGTRKPGMAQPIHYWERSIAPSGMTFYTGDRFPRWRGDLFIGSLKFRLLVRLHLDDDRVVHEERMLADRLGRIRDVRQGPDGLIYLLTDADDGKLVRLLPAQ; translated from the coding sequence ATGAGCTTACGCTACTTCGCCCTGCTGTCCTGCCTGCTGCTGCGCCCCACGGGCACCGCGGCCGCCCCGGTCGATACCGAGCTGCACCGGGTCGACTGGCAGGTCGTGGTCTCCGGGCTGGATCACCCCTGGTCGCTGGCCTTTCTGCCCGACGGGCGCCTGCTGATCACCGAGCGGGTCGGGCGCCTGCGCCTGGTAGAGGCGGACGGTCGCCTGCACCCGAAGCCCATCGCCGGCCTGCCACCCATCCACCCGTACGGCCAGGGCGGCCTGCTCGACGTGGCGCTGCCCCCCGACTTCGCCCGCAGCCGGCGAGTCTATTTCTCTTTCGCCGAGCGGGGGCCGCGCGGCCATGGCACGGCCGTGGCCTTCGGCGTGCTGCGAGGACACCGCCTGGAGAATGTGCGGGTGATCTTCCGCCAGCGGCCGAAAACCGCCGAGACCCGCCACTTTGGATCGCGGCTGGTATTCGATCGCCAGGGCCATCTGTTCATCACCCTGGGCGACCGCGGCAACCGCTCCTCGGCCCAGGACCTGCGCCGCCACGCCGGCTCGCTGATCCGCATCGACGACGGCGGCATACCGCCGGACAACCCCCTTGTGGGACGCTCCGATGCGCAGCCGGAGATCTGGAGCTATGGTCATCGCAACATGCAGGGGGCCGCACTGCACCCGCTCACCGGCAAGCTCTGGATCCACGAGCACGGTCCCCAGGGCGGCGACGAACTCAACATTCCGGAAGCGGGCAAGAACTACGGCTGGCCGGTGATCACCTACGGTCGCGAGTATTTCACCGATCTGCCCATCGGCGAGGGAACCCGCAAGCCGGGCATGGCGCAGCCCATCCACTACTGGGAGCGCTCCATCGCGCCTTCCGGCATGACCTTCTACACCGGTGACCGCTTCCCGCGATGGCGTGGCGACCTGTTCATCGGCTCGCTCAAGTTCCGCCTGCTGGTGCGCCTGCACCTGGACGACGATCGGGTGGTGCACGAGGAACGCATGCTGGCCGACCGGCTCGGGCGCATCCGCGACGTGCGCCAGGGCCCCGACGGCCTGATCTACCTGCTCACCGACGCCGACGACGGCAAACTGGTGCGCCTGCTGCCCGCCCAGTGA
- the groL gene encoding chaperonin GroEL (60 kDa chaperone family; promotes refolding of misfolded polypeptides especially under stressful conditions; forms two stacked rings of heptamers to form a barrel-shaped 14mer; ends can be capped by GroES; misfolded proteins enter the barrel where they are refolded when GroES binds), translating into MSAKIVKFHEDARERMLAGVNTLADAVKVTLGPKGRNVVLEKSFGAPRITKDGVSVAKEIELKDKFENMGAQMLKEVASKTADVAGDGTTTATVLAQAMIREGHKAIAAGMNPMDLKRGIDAAVKAAVEELKSIAKPCDDSNSIRQVATVSANWNSDVGEILAEAMEKVGRDGVITVEEGKSLENELEVVEGMQFDRGYLSPYFVNNQEKMHVELEKPYILLHDKKISNIRDLLPVLEEAAKAGRPLLIIAEDVEGEALATLVVNNLRGTLKAAAVKAPGFGDRRKAMLQDIAILTGGTVISEEVGLSLEKAKLHDLGEAARVVITKETTTIVDGAGKKDEIEARVEQIRAQIEETTSDYDREKLQERVAKLAGGVAVVKVGAATEVEMKEKKDLVDDALHATRAAVEEGIVLGGGVTLVRIASTLRDKGVDTANTDQETGVQIALRAMEEPLRQIVANAGGEASVAVQAVREKEGAWGYNAQTEEYGDMLEMGIIDPAKVTRSALQNAASIAGLMRTTEAMVAEEPKKEAAAAPGGMDAGMDF; encoded by the coding sequence ATGAGCGCGAAGATCGTCAAGTTTCACGAGGACGCCCGCGAGCGCATGCTCGCCGGTGTGAACACCCTGGCCGACGCGGTCAAGGTGACGCTTGGCCCCAAGGGTCGCAACGTGGTGCTCGAGAAGTCCTTCGGCGCGCCGCGCATCACCAAGGACGGGGTGTCGGTGGCCAAGGAGATCGAGCTCAAGGACAAGTTCGAGAACATGGGCGCGCAGATGCTCAAGGAGGTGGCCTCCAAGACCGCGGACGTGGCCGGTGACGGCACCACCACCGCTACCGTGCTGGCGCAGGCCATGATCCGCGAGGGCCACAAGGCCATTGCCGCCGGTATGAACCCCATGGACCTCAAGCGTGGTATCGACGCTGCGGTGAAGGCCGCCGTCGAGGAGCTGAAGTCCATCGCCAAGCCCTGCGACGACAGCAACAGCATCCGCCAGGTGGCTACCGTCTCGGCCAACTGGAACTCCGATGTGGGTGAGATCCTGGCCGAGGCCATGGAGAAGGTCGGCCGCGACGGCGTGATCACCGTCGAGGAAGGCAAGTCGCTGGAGAACGAGCTCGAGGTGGTCGAGGGCATGCAGTTCGACCGCGGCTACCTGTCGCCCTACTTCGTCAACAACCAGGAGAAGATGCACGTCGAGCTGGAGAAGCCCTACATCCTCCTGCACGACAAGAAGATCTCCAACATCCGCGACCTGCTGCCGGTGCTCGAGGAGGCCGCCAAGGCCGGCCGTCCGCTGCTGATCATCGCCGAGGACGTGGAAGGCGAGGCGCTGGCCACCCTGGTGGTCAACAACCTGCGCGGCACCCTCAAGGCCGCTGCGGTCAAGGCGCCGGGCTTCGGCGATCGCCGCAAGGCCATGCTGCAGGACATCGCCATCCTCACTGGTGGTACCGTGATCTCCGAAGAGGTCGGCCTGAGCCTCGAGAAGGCCAAGCTGCATGACCTGGGCGAGGCCGCCCGCGTGGTGATCACCAAGGAGACCACCACCATCGTGGACGGCGCCGGCAAGAAGGACGAGATCGAGGCCCGGGTGGAGCAGATCCGTGCCCAGATCGAGGAGACGACCTCGGACTACGATCGCGAGAAGCTCCAGGAGCGCGTGGCCAAGCTGGCCGGTGGCGTGGCCGTGGTCAAGGTCGGCGCTGCCACCGAGGTCGAGATGAAGGAGAAGAAGGACCTGGTGGACGACGCCCTGCACGCCACCCGTGCGGCGGTCGAGGAAGGCATCGTGCTCGGGGGTGGCGTGACCCTGGTGCGCATCGCCAGCACGCTGCGTGACAAGGGCGTGGACACCGCCAACACCGACCAGGAGACCGGTGTGCAGATCGCCCTGCGCGCCATGGAAGAGCCGCTGCGCCAGATCGTCGCCAACGCCGGTGGCGAGGCCAGCGTGGCGGTCCAGGCGGTGCGCGAGAAGGAAGGCGCCTGGGGCTACAACGCCCAGACCGAGGAGTACGGCGACATGCTCGAGATGGGCATCATCGACCCGGCCAAGGTGACCCGTTCTGCCCTGCAGAATGCCGCCTCCATCGCCGGCCTGATGCGCACCACCGAGGCCATGGTTGCCGAGGAGCCCAAGAAGGAGGCTGCCGCCGCGCCCGGTGGCATGGACGCGGGCATGGACTTCTGA
- the groES gene encoding co-chaperone GroES, whose amino-acid sequence MNIRPLHDRVVVRRIDAENKTAGGIIIPDNAQEKPIQGEVIAVGDGAILEDGSRRPLDLKVGDRVLFGKYSGTEVKLGDEELLVMRESDIMAVIEDADKEVKAA is encoded by the coding sequence ATGAACATTCGTCCCTTGCATGACCGGGTCGTCGTGCGGCGCATCGACGCCGAGAACAAGACGGCCGGAGGCATCATCATTCCCGACAACGCGCAGGAGAAGCCCATCCAGGGCGAGGTGATCGCCGTGGGTGACGGCGCCATCCTGGAAGACGGCAGCCGCCGTCCGCTGGACCTGAAGGTGGGTGACCGGGTGCTGTTCGGCAAGTATTCCGGTACCGAGGTCAAGCTGGGCGACGAGGAGCTGCTGGTGATGCGCGAGTCCGACATCATGGCCGTGATCGAGGATGCGGATAAGGAGGTGAAGGCAGCATGA
- a CDS encoding TSUP family transporter gives MDFSVGQWAAIVLIFLWSGFVRTGIGFGGAALGLPLLLLVEDEPLLWLPIIGLHLLFFTSITAGGRLHHIDWGFVRWSMGWMIVPKLAGVIGLLSLPTEWMVIFVFAISAAYAVSWIVQRQVALDAPWFDRLLLVLGGYVSGASLVGAPLIAAVAIRRVPMTRYRDTLFVLWFLLVCIKMTAFLAVGVELHAGWAALLLLPAGVGHLLGLRAHQHLVHGDARRTRRVLGVGLSLGRMFVARMPFLP, from the coding sequence ATGGACTTCAGCGTCGGTCAGTGGGCCGCGATCGTGCTGATCTTTCTCTGGTCGGGTTTCGTGCGCACCGGCATCGGCTTCGGCGGCGCGGCACTGGGCTTGCCGTTGTTGCTGCTGGTCGAGGATGAGCCCCTGCTGTGGCTGCCGATCATCGGTCTGCACCTGTTGTTCTTCACCTCGATCACGGCCGGTGGACGCCTGCATCATATCGACTGGGGTTTCGTGCGCTGGTCGATGGGGTGGATGATCGTACCCAAGCTGGCCGGGGTGATCGGCCTGCTCAGCCTGCCGACCGAATGGATGGTGATCTTCGTGTTTGCGATCAGCGCCGCGTACGCGGTGAGCTGGATCGTGCAGCGCCAGGTGGCGCTGGATGCCCCGTGGTTCGACCGCCTGTTGCTGGTGCTCGGAGGCTACGTGAGCGGGGCCTCACTGGTCGGGGCGCCGCTGATCGCGGCGGTGGCCATTCGCCGGGTGCCCATGACCCGCTATCGCGACACCCTGTTCGTACTCTGGTTCCTGCTGGTGTGCATCAAGATGACAGCCTTCCTGGCAGTGGGGGTGGAACTGCACGCCGGTTGGGCGGCGCTGTTGTTGCTGCCGGCCGGGGTGGGGCACCTGCTCGGCCTGCGTGCGCACCAGCATCTGGTGCATGGCGACGCGCGGCGCACGCGGCGGGTGCTGGGGGTCGGCCTGTCCCTGGGCCGAATGTTCGTAGCGAGGATGCCGTTCCTGCCGTAG
- a CDS encoding DUF1415 domain-containing protein, whose translation MSDAEEQLRRWVERLVIGERLCPFASAPWATGRVRIAVCEAADDDGIYRAFLEEVERLLATDPAELETTLLAVPDALGDFADYLDMLAVLEQALAEAGLEGVLQIASFHPDYRFADEAADDHSHWTNRAPVPVFHLLREDSIGRAVASLEDPDAIPRRNRERMRELGIARLRALRDGREPG comes from the coding sequence ATGAGCGATGCCGAAGAACAGTTGCGCCGCTGGGTCGAGCGGCTGGTGATCGGCGAGCGCCTCTGTCCCTTCGCCAGCGCGCCCTGGGCTACCGGCCGGGTGCGCATCGCGGTGTGCGAGGCGGCCGACGACGACGGCATCTACCGCGCCTTCCTCGAAGAGGTCGAACGCCTGCTGGCGACCGACCCGGCCGAGCTGGAGACCACCCTGCTGGCAGTGCCCGACGCGCTGGGCGATTTCGCCGACTACCTGGACATGCTGGCGGTGCTGGAACAGGCCCTGGCCGAGGCCGGGCTGGAAGGCGTGTTGCAGATCGCCAGCTTTCATCCCGACTACCGCTTCGCCGACGAGGCAGCGGACGATCACTCGCACTGGACCAACCGCGCACCGGTGCCGGTGTTCCACCTGTTGCGCGAGGACAGCATCGGCCGCGCGGTGGCCTCGCTGGAAGACCCCGACGCCATCCCGCGCCGCAACCGCGAGCGCATGCGCGAACTGGGCATTGCGCGTCTCCGTGCCCTGCGCGACGGCAGGGAGCCGGGGTGA
- a CDS encoding MOSC domain-containing protein: MSEIFSLSGLWRYPVKSLRGQGCERLAIGPRGPVHDREWMLVDESGRFLTQRQQPRMAQIGVALEDDALVFDAPGRPPLRVARAGTRERLSVQVWNDRLEAQGMDPAADAWLSDFLGQPCRLVHFPEDARRPVDPRYAQADDQVGFADGFPLLLISQAALDALNQRLDEPVDMRRFRPNLVVSGCAPHAEDGWRRIRIGGLTFRVVKPCSRCPIPGLDPETGEKRGRVLETLMQYRRGEDNRIYFGQNLLHDGSGELAVGMPVEVLE; encoded by the coding sequence ATGAGTGAGATCTTCAGCCTCAGTGGCCTGTGGCGGTACCCGGTCAAGTCCCTGCGCGGTCAGGGGTGCGAGCGTCTGGCGATCGGTCCGCGTGGTCCCGTTCACGACCGCGAGTGGATGCTGGTGGACGAGAGCGGGCGTTTTCTCACCCAGCGCCAGCAGCCGCGCATGGCGCAGATCGGCGTTGCGCTGGAGGACGATGCCCTGGTGTTCGATGCCCCGGGAAGACCGCCGCTGCGCGTGGCCCGCGCCGGCACCAGAGAACGTCTGTCCGTGCAGGTCTGGAACGATCGTCTCGAGGCCCAGGGCATGGACCCGGCAGCCGATGCCTGGCTGAGTGATTTTCTCGGCCAGCCCTGCCGGCTGGTGCACTTCCCCGAAGACGCCCGGCGGCCGGTCGATCCGCGTTATGCGCAGGCCGACGACCAGGTGGGTTTCGCCGATGGCTTTCCGCTGCTGTTGATCTCGCAGGCCGCACTGGACGCGCTCAACCAGCGCCTCGACGAGCCGGTGGACATGCGCCGCTTCCGTCCCAATCTGGTGGTCTCCGGCTGTGCGCCGCATGCCGAGGATGGCTGGCGACGCATCCGCATCGGTGGGCTCACCTTTCGCGTGGTCAAGCCCTGCTCGCGTTGCCCCATCCCCGGGCTGGACCCGGAGACCGGCGAGAAGCGTGGACGGGTACTCGAGACGCTGATGCAGTACCGGCGCGGCGAGGATAACCGGATCTATTTCGGCCAGAATCTGCTGCACGACGGCAGTGGTGAGCTGGCCGTCGGCATGCCGGTAGAAGTGCTCGAATGA
- a CDS encoding iron-containing alcohol dehydrogenase, whose product MLPFPVTFQVARLPAIDFGPGAIERLPEAITHFGQRALLVTGKHSFQGTPAWFALQKALHQRHVRWWHQVVADEPSPELVDQAVAEHRAYDIEVVVGIGGGSTLDAAKAIAGLLRTGTSVMDHLEGVGRGLPWPGPAVSFIAVPTTAGTGSEATKNAVLSRRGADGFKKSFRDEGLVARLALVDPELLASCPQDLVAANGMDAFTQLLESWVSLRASTFTDGLAANGLQAFRDGFWAVWQDPAGAPVEARARLAWASLASGITLAQAGLGSVHGLASPLGAFFPIPHGVVCGTLVAEATRVNIEALRRRDPNSPALARYAEAGVVLGNRLYGSPQAAQDGLVEQLREWTERLALPRLSAFGMREEDIPRVVAHCRGGSMQTNPIHLEDEEVAEILYARL is encoded by the coding sequence ATGCTGCCCTTTCCCGTCACCTTCCAGGTCGCCCGACTGCCGGCCATCGACTTCGGCCCCGGCGCCATCGAACGCCTGCCCGAAGCGATCACCCATTTCGGGCAACGCGCCCTGCTGGTCACCGGCAAGCACTCTTTTCAGGGCACCCCGGCCTGGTTCGCCCTGCAAAAGGCCCTGCACCAGCGCCATGTCCGTTGGTGGCACCAGGTAGTGGCCGACGAGCCCTCGCCCGAACTGGTGGACCAGGCGGTGGCCGAGCACCGTGCGTATGACATCGAGGTGGTGGTGGGCATCGGCGGAGGCAGCACGCTGGACGCGGCCAAGGCCATCGCCGGCCTGCTGCGCACCGGCACCTCGGTGATGGACCACCTCGAGGGGGTGGGCCGCGGCCTGCCCTGGCCAGGGCCGGCAGTGTCCTTCATCGCGGTGCCCACCACCGCGGGCACCGGATCGGAAGCCACCAAGAACGCGGTGCTCTCGCGGCGCGGCGCGGACGGCTTCAAGAAGTCCTTCCGCGACGAGGGCCTGGTGGCGCGACTGGCGCTGGTCGACCCCGAACTGCTGGCCTCCTGCCCACAGGACCTGGTCGCCGCCAACGGCATGGATGCTTTCACCCAACTGCTCGAGTCCTGGGTCTCGCTGCGTGCCAGCACCTTCACCGACGGACTCGCGGCCAACGGCCTGCAGGCCTTCCGCGACGGCTTCTGGGCCGTGTGGCAGGATCCGGCCGGCGCCCCCGTCGAGGCCCGCGCGCGCCTGGCCTGGGCCTCGCTGGCATCGGGCATCACCCTGGCACAGGCCGGACTGGGCTCGGTGCACGGACTGGCCTCGCCGCTCGGTGCCTTCTTCCCCATCCCGCACGGGGTGGTCTGCGGCACCCTGGTAGCCGAGGCCACGCGGGTCAACATCGAGGCCCTGCGCCGGCGCGATCCGAACAGCCCGGCACTGGCCCGCTATGCCGAGGCCGGAGTGGTACTGGGCAACCGCCTCTACGGCAGCCCACAGGCCGCACAGGACGGGCTGGTCGAACAACTGCGCGAATGGACCGAACGCCTGGCCCTGCCGCGCCTGTCGGCCTTTGGCATGCGCGAGGAAGACATCCCCCGGGTGGTCGCCCACTGCCGTGGCGGCAGCATGCAGACCAATCCCATCCACCTCGAAGACGAGGAAGTCGCCGAGATCCTGTACGCGCGGCTGTGA
- a CDS encoding Slp family lipoprotein produces MRHPGVLFLGVVLVLAACSTPRPRPDSALLKQPTPAGLSSGEAHVPRQAPLVWGGLIRAVRNLRERTRIEIEAYPLDVRARPLPALPATGRFLVEIQRFLEPREFPPGRAVTVHGRYLGVRDGPPLLKAERLEVWLPEQQGAGWRPGMTLGIGGGSGGVSVGVGLGVEIGL; encoded by the coding sequence GTGAGGCATCCCGGCGTCCTGTTTCTTGGCGTGGTGCTTGTGCTGGCTGCCTGCAGCACGCCGCGTCCGCGACCCGATTCCGCCCTGCTGAAACAACCCACCCCGGCCGGACTGTCCAGCGGAGAGGCGCATGTGCCACGGCAGGCTCCGCTCGTGTGGGGCGGGCTGATTCGCGCGGTGCGCAATCTGCGTGAACGCACCCGGATCGAGATCGAGGCCTACCCGCTCGATGTCCGGGCTCGGCCCTTGCCGGCATTGCCGGCGACAGGTCGTTTCCTCGTGGAGATACAACGCTTTCTCGAACCCCGGGAGTTTCCGCCAGGGCGGGCGGTCACCGTGCATGGCCGTTATCTGGGGGTGCGTGACGGCCCGCCGCTCCTGAAGGCCGAACGCCTGGAGGTCTGGCTTCCCGAACAGCAGGGTGCGGGCTGGCGGCCCGGCATGACCCTGGGCATTGGTGGCGGCAGCGGCGGGGTATCGGTCGGTGTCGGGCTGGGCGTGGAGATCGGTCTCTGA